From Candidatus Nanohalococcus occultus:
ACACGTCCCTTGTTCTCACTAGGTACGTTGATCTCGACTGTAATCGGTCCGTCTCCGTCCTCTCCTTCGATGTTCACTCCTCTGATATTCGTTGGAACAAGGTTGTTGAGGAACTTTCCGATGTTGTCGCTGTACTCGTAGATCTTGACGTTTTTGTCCATGTTTCTCTGAAGTTTTTTGACTGTCTCCCCGCCTTTTCCGATCGCCATGCCTGCCTTGCCTTCTGGAACGATGAAGTAGGCTTCTTCGTCCTCTACGATGGCGTGAATGGCTTCGACTCCTGTAACGGATTCGAACATGTTGATCGTGCGGATCATGTCGGTGTCGTAAGTTACTGCCATATTAACATCCTAAAAATTGTGATCTGATACTTTGTCTCCTGTAAAGATCAAATCGGTCATAGTTTTTATAAAGGAAAGTGTTACTGGTCGCCGAAACCGGCTTCCAGGTCGATTAGGCCTGTACCTAC
This genomic window contains:
- a CDS encoding NusA-like transcription termination signal-binding factor, encoding MAVTYDTDMIRTINMFESVTGVEAIHAIVEDEEAYFIVPEGKAGMAIGKGGETVKKLQRNMDKNVKIYEYSDNIGKFLNNLVPTNIRGVNIEGEDGDGPITVEINVPSENKGRVVGRDGKKIESIRHILKRTHNVDEVTVN